A window from Scleropages formosus chromosome 17, fSclFor1.1, whole genome shotgun sequence encodes these proteins:
- the LOC108938074 gene encoding mitochondrial fission regulator 2-like: protein MESMGEFDRECPMVKRFCQQMSEDDFEQQGLSYTQQALEELFSAMERQPKLCERVVRKRKQAELERGTPGVSIKARFFSVVEGKLNRCNTVGPDELRDRVSQLRAEMEKVQAYAQEAKRASRCTSQHPPEKRDIVLSTMARQEKLAPPLCPGASSVAPPPPPPLPPPSGSATPVRDHVSHQQVAATPDILSSYGLSRLNRPGSFMDPNTPKPDHREGSHPHLDIQTELLAYNPARRLKATGVSRSPGGTPTGRPPIRDLEGSPISNFNTALINKFRNAQSPLADPGVPDPHENSDSEDGFATPPASP from the exons ATGGAGAGCATGGGGGAGTTTGACCGGGAGTGCCCCATGGTGAAGCGCTTCTGCCAGCAGATGTCGGAGGATGATTTTGAGCAGCAGGGACTGAGCTACACTCAGCAGGCCCTGGAGGAGCTCTTCAGCGCCATGGAGCGACAGCCCAAGCTGTGCGAGCGCGTTGTCCGCAAGCGAAagcaggctgagctggagcGAGGGACCCCGGGCGTGAGCATCAAG GCCAGGTTCTTCAGCGTGGTGGAGGGCAAGTTGAACCGCTGCAACACAGTGGGGCCAGATGAACTGCGGGACCGAGTGAGCCAGTTACGTGCAGAGATGGAGAAGGTGCAGGCGTACGCCCAGG AAGCGAAACGTGCCTCAAGGTGCACCTCCCAACACCCTCCGGAGAAGAGGGACATTGTGTTGAGCACCATGGCCAGACAGGAAAAACTCGCACCTCCGCTGTGTCCTGGAGCTTCGTCCgttgctcctccacctcctccaccgcTGCCCCCTCCTTCAGGCTCAGCGACACCAGTTCGAGACCACGTCAGCCATCAGCAG GTAGCAGCTACACCGGACATACTCTCCAGTTACGGTCTCTCCCGACTGAACAGACCTGGAAG ctTCATGGATCCCAACACTCCGAAGCCTGACCATAGAGAAGGCTCTCATCCCCACCTGGACATCCAGACAGAGCTGCTGGCTTACAATCCAGCCAGGAGGCTCAAGGCCACGGGCGTCAGCAG ATCTCCAGGGGGTACGCCCACAGGAAGGCCACCCATCAGAGACCTTGAGGGATCTCCCATCTCTAACTTCAACACTGCTCTGATCAACAAATTTAGGAATGCTCAGAGTCCCCTTGCTGACCCTGGGGTCCCAGACCCTCACGAGAACTCCGACAGCGAGGATGGCTTCGCCACACCCCCGGCTTCGCCCTGA
- the sirt4 gene encoding NAD-dependent protein lipoamidase sirtuin-4, mitochondrial, whose amino-acid sequence MQQPQRWVLKLTGHIRFRSMAASTLDFVPASLPISSLALEQLQNFVSRSRRLFAITGAGLSTESGIPDYRSEGVGLYSRTDRRPMQHSEFLSNAKARQRYWARNYVGWPLFSSHQPNAAHVALRSWETAGKLHWLVTQNVDALHSKAGSQQLTELHGCTHRVVCLGCGSVSPRQALQVRFAALNPGWAADAGGVAPDGDVFLTDEQVQHFQVPSCEVCGGILKPQVTFFGDTVDRDTVRFVHQKLAESDGVLVAGSSLQVFSGYRFLLAASERKVPVAILNIGPTRADHLASVRVSARCGEVLPAILTL is encoded by the exons ATGCAGCAGCCTCAAAGATGGGTTTTGAAGCTAACGGGCCACATAAGGTTCCGGTCCATGGCTGCCAGCACCCTGGACTTTGTGCCAGCCAGTTTGCCCATCTCCTCACTGGCACTGGAGCAGCTTCAGAACTTTGTGTCTCGCTCCAGAAGGCTGTTTGCGATCACTGGAGCTGGGCTCTCCACTGAGTCGGGCATCCCCGATTACCGCTCGGAGGGCGTGGGCTTGTACTCCCGTACAGACAGGCGGCCAATGCAGCACTCCGAGTTCCTAAGTAACGCCAAGGCCCGCCAGCGCTATTGGGCACGGAACTACGTGGGCTGGCCACTGTTTTCCTCCCACCAGCCCAATGCTGCTCACGTGGCGCTGCGCAGCTGGGAAACTGCGGGGAAGCTGCACTGGCTGGTGACGCAGAACGTGGATGCGCTGCACTCCAAGGCAGGGAGTCAGCAACTGACCGAGCTGCATGGCTGCACACACAG GGTGGTGTGTCTTGGCTGTGGCTCCGTGTCCCCCCGGCAGGCCCTGCAGGTGCGCTTTGCGGCTCTCAATCCAGGTTGGGCAGCTGATGCAGGGGGTGTAGCGCCCGATGGTGACGTCTTCCTCACCGACGAGCAGGTTCAGCACTTCCAGGTCCCATCCTGCGAAGTCTGCGGAGGCATACTGAAGCCCCAGGTCACATTTTTTGGCGACACGGTTGATCGGGACACCGTACGCTTCGTTCACCAGAAGCTGGCGGAGTCGGACGGCGTGCTGGTTGCGGGTTCGTCACTTCAG GTGTTCTCTGGATACCGGTTCCTACTGGCTGCCAGCGAGAGGAAGGTCCCCGTGGCCATCCTGAACATCGGTCCCACCAGGGCGGACCACCTGGCCTCGGTACGAGTGAGCGCTCGCTGTGGAGAAGTTCTGCCTGCCATCCTGACGCTATGA
- the sxph gene encoding saxiphilin-like, with product MKRLFILALVACACCSRASGKKTRWCTVSEAEQKKCADLAKALATVLPPGVLATFGRMSCVRAYSTADCISKIWANRADAVTLDAGEVYTAVKQFDLTAVAKEIYRDGGCVFAVAVVRNGDLNIRSLKGHRSCHSGVRWTAGWNLPLGFLLSRNYLHWAEEQPLSQVVSEFFNASCAPGTRTMATSLCALCQGEKSYVPHRNSHCETSHNEPFFNSQGALRCLRTGKGDVAFVDHIALENIDEQEKGHYRLLCTNGSLAPLSDFGRCNLGQGPGGGVVTRFNYRRVIRKFLTTIQVAFGRQGRQRERFQLFESRPYGTGNLLFQDATHKLAILNDDSDMSQVLGLDYMALLKGLRHEGSTLEDSVIRWCCISAAEQHKCEQWALSVKSDPLVCVRASSMSNCIEKIKRDEVDAVSLDATHAFIAGKCGLVPVATEYYGEKCLSWKNRTAEIASFKSDGEEMFLPMFAVAVVRRSSKNLLFENLEGRRSCHGHMYSPAGWLLPARHIVGSQPNSSAPCDPTLVYSQVFWKGCLPGSKGGLCKVCVGGKVEPGSKRCVDNHNERYYGNMGALRCLVGDPSGKSYGDVAFLEQHNLEDNIHGLSSSGWAEGWLPEDFELLCGDGRRAPLSQWESCHLGAIPPSVIMTRPVLTSRVYNFLMKSQETLESHLDLEFQLFESQSYGESDLLFKDATRCLIYTSHLDYRTILGEEFHEAVEAVFNCTRAGGSSLLLLLQTEGGPVFPT from the exons ATGAAACGGCTCTTCATCCTCGCGCTCGTCGCCTGCGCGTGCTGCTCTCGTGCTTCGG GTAAGAAGACGCGCTGGTGCACAGTGTCAGAAGCGGAGCAGAAGAAGTGTGCTGATCTGGCGAAGGCCCTGGCAACAGTGCTGCCCCCTGGAGTGCTGGCCACCTTCGGCAGGATGTCCTGCGTGCGGGCCTACAGCACGGCTGACTGCATAAGCAAGATCTGG GCCAACCGCGCTGATGCCGTTACCTTGGACGCCGGGGAGGTTTACACAGCAGTGAAGCAGTTTGACCTCACCGCAGTCGCCAAGGAGATCTACAGAGATG ggggctgtgtgtttgctgttgcTGTGGTAAGGAATGGCGACTTGAACATCCGCTCGCTGAAAGGCCACCGGAGCTGTCACAGCGGTGTCCGTTGGACCGCAGGCTGGAACCTGCCACTTGGATTCCTGCTCTCCCGCAACTACCTGCACTGGGCTGAGGAGCAGCCCCTGAGCCAGG TGGTCAGCGAGTTCTTCAATGCCAGCTGTGCTCCAGGCACCAGAACCATGGCAACCAGCCTGTGTGCACTGTGCCAGGGGGAGAAGTCATATGTCCCCCACCGTAACAGCCACTGTGAGACCTCCCACAATGAGCCCTTCTTCAACAGCCAGGGAGCCCTAAG ATGTCTTCGCACCGGCAAAGGGGATGTGGCATTTGTGGACCACATAGCCCTGGAGAACATTGATG AGCAGGAGAAGGGCCATTACAGGCTGCTCTGCACAAACGGCTCACTGGCCCCACTCAGCGACTTCGGCCGCTGTAACCTGGGCCAGGGGCCTGGCGGGGGGGTTGTCACACGGTTCAACTACCGCAGAGTCATCCGCAAGTTCCTCACCACAATACAG GTGGCTTTCGGTCGTCAAGGGCGGCAGAGGGAGCGATTCCAGCTGTTTGAGTCACGCCCCTATGGCACTGGCAACCTGCTCTTCCAAGATGCAACGCACAAACTGGCAATTCTGAACGATGACAGCGACATGAGCCAGGTTCTGGGATTGGACTACATGGCTCTGCTGAAGGGGCTGAGGCATGAAG GAAGCACACTGGAGGACAGTGTGATCCGCTGGTGCTGCATCAGTGCTGCCGAACAGCACAAGTGTGAGCAGTGGGCCCTGAGCGTCAAGTCGGATCCGCTGGTTTGCGTTAGGGCTTCTTCCATGAGCAACTGCATCGAGAAGATCAAG AGGGATGAAGTGGATGCTGTTTCACTGGACGCCACCCACGCTTTTATTGCGGGCAAGTGTGGCCTGGTGCCAGTGGCAACAGAATACTACG gCGAGAAGTGTTTGTCCTGGAAaaacagaactgctgaaatcGCCAGCTTTAAGAGTGATGGCGAGGAAA TGTTTCTGCCCATGTTCGCAGTGGCAGTGGTGCGGCGCTCCAGCAAGAACTTGCTGTTCGAGAACCTGGAGGGCCGCCGCTCCTGCCATGGTCACATGTACAGTCCAGCTGGCTGGCTGCTCCCTGCCAGACACATTGTTGGGTCCCAGCCCAACAGCAGTGCCCCCTGTGATCCCACCCTGG TGTACAGCCAGGTGTTCTGGAAGGGCTGTCTGCCTGGTTCCAAGGGAGGGCTCTGCAAAGTATGCGTGGGGGGCAAGGTGGAGCCTGGAAGCAAACGCTGTGTTGACAATCACAATGAGCGTTACTATGGAAACATGGGAGCTTTGAG GTGTCTGGTTGGAGACCCGAGTGGGAAGAGCTATGGTGATGTGGCCTTCCTGGAGCAGCACAACCTAGAGGACAACATTCATG GGCTGAGCTCCAGTGGCTGGGCTGAGGGCTGGCTGCCCGAGGACTTTGAGCTGCTCTGTGGAGATGGGCGACGGGCCCCCTTGTCCCAGTGGGAGAGCTGCCACCTGGGAGCTATCCCGCCCAGCGTGATCATGACCCGTCCTGTGCTTACCAGCCGCGTGTACAACTTCCTCATGAAGTCGCAG GAGACTCTGGAATCCCACCTAGACTTGGAATTCCAGCTTTTTGAGTCGCAGTCGTACGGAGAGAGCGACCTCCTCTTCAAAGACGCCACTCGCTGCCTGATATACACCAGCCACCTGGACTATCGCACTATCCTGGGGGAGGAGTTCCATGAAGCTGTCGAGGCTGTGTTCAACTGCACACGCGCTGGTGGGTCATCCTTACTACTACTCCTTCAGACCGAGGGAGGTCCTGTTTTTCCCACTTGA
- the snrpg gene encoding small nuclear ribonucleoprotein G — MSKAHPPELKKFMDKKLSLKLNGGRHVQGILRGFDPFMNLVMDDCLEMGPGGQQSTIGMVVIRGNSIIMLEALERV, encoded by the exons ATGAGCAAAGCCCACCCACCAGAGTTGAAAAA ATTCATGGACAAGAAGCTTTCCT TGAAGCTGAATGGTGGTCGCCATGTCCAGGGGATTCTCCGTGGGTTTGACCCTTTCATGAACTTGGTGATGGATGACTGCCTGGAGATGGGTCCAGGGGGGCAGCAGAGCACCATTGGCATGGTG GTGATACGAGGAAACAGCATCATCATGCTAGAAGCCCTGGAGCGAGTATGA
- the plpbp gene encoding pyridoxal phosphate homeostasis protein isoform X2 encodes MWRVGMSEEIGKALQAVVDRVRQAAARRPQTLPLVSPRLVAVSKTKPPEMVIEAYRQGQRNFGENYVNELVEKASNPQILSSCPEIKWHFIGHLQKNNVNKLLGVPNLFMVETVDSVKLADRINSSWQRLRAANSQQLKIMVQINTSGEDSKHGLPPEETVSTVKHIVSQCPALHFMGLMTIGRYGYDLSQGPNPDFQMLLSCRQEVCDNLQLPIEEVELSMGMSTDFEHAIEVGSTNVRVGSTIFGERDYPNTPSPEKRRVVVDEEAAGKLQHLTVKEQ; translated from the exons ATGTGGAGAGTAGGGATGTCGGAGGAGATCGGTAAGGCGCTGCAGGCTGTCGTGGATCGGGTGAGGCAGGCAGCCGCCCGTCGACCGCAG ACACTTCCACTTGTCAGTCCGCGGCTGGTGGCCGTCAGTAAGACGAAACCACCCGAGATGGTGATCGAGGCCTATCGACAGGGGCAGCGCAACTTCGGGGAGAATTAT GTCAATGAACTTGTAGAAAAAGCCTCCAATCCTCAG ATTTTGTCATCGTGTCCAGAAATCAAGTGGCACTTTATTGGGCACCTACAGAAGAACAACGTCAACAAACTCCTGG gGGTACCAAACCTTTTCATGGTGGAGACAGTGGACTCTGTGAAGTTGGCAGACAGGATCAATAGCTCCTGGCAAAGGCTGCGGGCAGCCAACAGTCAGCAATTAAAGATCATGGTTCAGATCAACACCAGTGGTGAAGACA gtAAACATGGGTTGCCCCCTGAGGAGACTGTGAGCACTGTCAAACACATTGTGTCCCAGTGTCCTGCCCTGCACTTCATGGGCCTCATGACTATTGGCCGATATGGCTATGACCTCAGCCAGGGCCCCAATCCAGACTTTCAG ATGCTGCTGAGCTGTCGGCAGGAAGTGTGTGACAACCTGCAGCTCCCCATAGAGGAGGTGGAACTCAGTATGGGGATGTCTACTGACTTTGAGCACGCA ATTGAAGTGGGCTCCACCAATGTGCGTGTGGGTAGCACCATCTTTGGCGAAAGGGATTATCCCAATACACCCAGCCCTGAAAAGAGAAGGGTTGTGGTGGATGAAGAGGCTGCTGGGAAGCTGCAGCACCTAACAGTGAAAGAACAGTGA
- the plpbp gene encoding pyridoxal phosphate homeostasis protein isoform X1 — MWRVGMSEEIGKALQAVVDRVRQAAARRPQTLPLVSPRLVAVSKTKPPEMVIEAYRQGQRNFGENYVNELVEKASNPQILSSCPEIKWHFIGHLQKNNVNKLLGVPNLFMVETVDSVKLADRINSSWQRLRAANSQQLKIMVQINTSGEDSKHGLPPEETVSTVKHIVSQCPALHFMGLMTIGRYGYDLSQGPNPDFQMLLSCRQEVCDNLQLPIEEVELSMGMSTDFEHAVRLVPSAVTNVHLLLALLVSNTQTQYEIISSRQVNLFSCARDQYFVHASLNLGPPSRSALICTALYFSAVSSYLLLCTVVICSFD; from the exons ATGTGGAGAGTAGGGATGTCGGAGGAGATCGGTAAGGCGCTGCAGGCTGTCGTGGATCGGGTGAGGCAGGCAGCCGCCCGTCGACCGCAG ACACTTCCACTTGTCAGTCCGCGGCTGGTGGCCGTCAGTAAGACGAAACCACCCGAGATGGTGATCGAGGCCTATCGACAGGGGCAGCGCAACTTCGGGGAGAATTAT GTCAATGAACTTGTAGAAAAAGCCTCCAATCCTCAG ATTTTGTCATCGTGTCCAGAAATCAAGTGGCACTTTATTGGGCACCTACAGAAGAACAACGTCAACAAACTCCTGG gGGTACCAAACCTTTTCATGGTGGAGACAGTGGACTCTGTGAAGTTGGCAGACAGGATCAATAGCTCCTGGCAAAGGCTGCGGGCAGCCAACAGTCAGCAATTAAAGATCATGGTTCAGATCAACACCAGTGGTGAAGACA gtAAACATGGGTTGCCCCCTGAGGAGACTGTGAGCACTGTCAAACACATTGTGTCCCAGTGTCCTGCCCTGCACTTCATGGGCCTCATGACTATTGGCCGATATGGCTATGACCTCAGCCAGGGCCCCAATCCAGACTTTCAG ATGCTGCTGAGCTGTCGGCAGGAAGTGTGTGACAACCTGCAGCTCCCCATAGAGGAGGTGGAACTCAGTATGGGGATGTCTACTGACTTTGAGCACGCAGTGCGTCTCGTACCTTCAGCCGTCACGAATGTGCACTTATTGTTAGCTCTGCTTGTcagtaacacacaaacacagtatgAAATCATTTCCTCTCGCCAAGTCAACCTGTTTTCATGTGCACGAGATCAGTATTTTGTACACGCATCATTAAATTTAGGGCCTCCATCCAGATCAGCTTTGATTTGTACAGCTTTATATTTTTCAGCAGTCTCCTCATACCTGCTGCTTTGTACCGttgttatttgttcatttgactga
- the tmed4 gene encoding transmembrane emp24 domain-containing protein 4 — MTVLSRNMPAVGVSWAGCALLLACISTGRALYFHIGETEKKCFIEEIPDETMVIGKYRTQLWDKQTGSFLPSTPGLGMHVEIKDPDTKIVLSRQYGSDGRFTFTSHTPGEHQICLHSNSTKMALFAGGKLRVHLDIQVGEHTNNYPEIAAKDKLTELQLRVRQLLDQVDQIQKEQNYQRYREERFRMTSESTNQRVLWWSITQTLILLVTGVWQMRHLKSFFEAKKLVHWSRFAGAEGRTTFQWKSGSKVLVLQGLQVLSDTELLVGNQAKYYVPNMLYGGTLIPIQFSLQQSVLCSDSTAKPPGPQDNKP; from the exons ATGACAGTCTTGTCCCGCAACATGCCCGCAGTCGGCGTGTCTTGGGCCGGCTGTGCGCTCCTGCTCGCCTGCATCTCCACAGGCCGCGCGCTGTACTTTCATATCGGCGAAAcggagaaaaaatgtttcatcgAGGAGATTCCTGACGAGACGATGGTGATcg GAAAGTACAGGACCCAGCTCTGGGACAAACAGACAGGGTCCTTCCTGCCCTCCACGCCTGGCCTTGGGATGCATGTTGAGATTAAGGACCCGGACACCAAG aTTGTTCTGTCTCGGCAGTATGGGTCAGACGGCCGCTTTACCTTCACATCCCACACCCCTGGCGAGCACCAGATCTGCCTGCATTCCAACTCCACGAAGATGGCCCTCTTTGCAGGGGGAAAGCTG AGAGTACACCTTGACATCCAAGTTGGGGAGCACACTAACAACTATCCTGAGATTGCGGCCAAAGACAAGCTCACTGAGCTGCAGCTCCGAGTTCGGCAGCTGCTGGACCAGGTGGACCAGATCCAGAAAGAGCAGAACTACCAGCGG TACCGGGAGGAGCGTTTCCGGATGACGAGCGAGAGCACGAACCAGCGAGTGCTCTGGTGGTCCATCACACAGACTCTCATCCTCCTTGTCACCGGCGTCTGGCAGATGCGGCACCTCAAGAGCTTCTTTGAGGCCAAGAAGTTGGT GCACTGGTCACGTTTTGCTGGAGCGGAGGGGAGAACAACTTTCCAATGGAAATCGGGATCCAAAGTCCTCGTTCTTCAAGGACTGCAAGTTTTGTCAGACACAGAGTTGCTGGTGGGAAATCAAGCCAAATACTATGTCCCAAATATGCTGTACGGGGGGACTCTGATACCAATACAGTTTAGTCTGCAGCAGTCTGTCCTGTGCAGCGATAGCACAGCGAAGCCACCTGGACCACAAGACAACAAACCTTAA